In Buchnera aphidicola (Lipaphis pseudobrassicae), a genomic segment contains:
- the gmk gene encoding guanylate kinase — MSLGILFIISAPSGTGKSSLIRGLLQSKSLRDIKVSISHTTRVIRPGELHGEHYYFVSNKEFQIMIEQESFLEYAKVFSHYYGTSREFIEKMLLSGIDVFLDIDWQGAKQIRYKMPESKSIFLLPPSKDALYKRLRNRGQDSDTVIAKRMEKAVDEMEHYLEYDYLIINDDFTRAINDLTTIIAAEHLCLLHQKNKYGELISNLLKR; from the coding sequence ATGTCTCTAGGGATCCTTTTTATTATTTCGGCACCAAGTGGTACAGGCAAGTCAAGTTTAATTCGAGGATTATTACAATCAAAATCTTTACGTGATATTAAAGTGTCCATTTCTCATACTACTCGTGTTATACGACCTGGTGAATTACATGGAGAACATTATTATTTTGTTTCTAATAAAGAATTTCAAATAATGATTGAACAAGAATCATTCTTAGAATATGCAAAAGTTTTTAGCCATTATTATGGAACTTCTCGTGAATTTATTGAAAAGATGTTACTTTCTGGAATTGATGTTTTTCTTGATATTGATTGGCAAGGAGCTAAACAAATCCGATATAAAATGCCTGAATCAAAAAGTATTTTTTTATTACCACCATCTAAAGATGCATTATATAAACGATTGAGGAATAGAGGTCAAGATAGTGATACAGTAATTGCTAAAAGAATGGAGAAAGCGGTAGATGAAATGGAACATTATTTAGAATATGATTATTTGATAATTAATGATGATTTTACACGAGCAATAAATGATTTAACAACTATTATTGCTGCTGAACATTTATGTTTATTACATCAAAAAAATAAATATGGTGAATTAATTTCTAATTTATTAAAACGTTAA
- the ygfZ gene encoding tRNA-modifying protein YgfZ, translating to MSLSTLSKNAIYPSYKIPLTLMLLEEWSFVYVEGCDAKKYLQNQLTIDMKLLKETNHTFCAHCNFNGKVWSTMRLFHYRDGYGYIQRKSISKVQIKELQKYSIFSKIKIYELNDIYLIGIAGLHSRSFLLNFFDKIPDLNLSIIHEYKKTILCISKPIERFLLVLTASDFLFLKNSINKTILFNDSKQWLSLEIESGFPIIDEQCSKKFTPQAINLDKLEAISFNKGCYYGQETIARIFFKNLNKYHLYCLIGKGNIFPEINSFIEIKLEEKWCKIGVLLSLVHVNSEEMLIQVVLYKSVNINNLFRIYGFENIFFIQLI from the coding sequence ATGTCATTATCTACATTATCAAAAAACGCAATTTATCCATCATATAAGATACCATTAACTCTAATGTTATTAGAAGAATGGTCTTTCGTCTATGTAGAAGGATGTGATGCTAAAAAATATCTTCAAAATCAGTTAACAATTGATATGAAACTTCTAAAAGAAACCAATCATACATTTTGTGCACATTGTAATTTTAATGGAAAAGTATGGAGTACTATGCGTTTATTTCATTATCGTGACGGTTATGGTTATATACAAAGAAAAAGCATTTCTAAAGTACAAATAAAAGAACTACAAAAATATTCTATTTTTTCAAAAATAAAAATTTATGAATTAAATGATATTTACTTAATAGGAATTGCAGGTTTACATTCTAGATCATTTTTATTAAATTTTTTTGATAAAATACCAGATTTAAATTTATCAATAATTCACGAATATAAAAAAACTATATTATGTATTTCAAAACCAATAGAACGATTTCTATTAGTTTTAACTGCATCAGATTTTTTATTTTTAAAAAATAGTATAAATAAAACAATTTTATTTAATGATAGCAAACAATGGTTATCATTAGAGATTGAGTCTGGTTTTCCTATTATTGATGAACAATGTTCTAAAAAATTTACACCGCAGGCAATTAATTTAGATAAGCTTGAAGCTATTAGCTTCAATAAAGGATGTTATTACGGACAGGAAACAATAGCACGAATATTTTTTAAAAATTTAAATAAATATCACTTATATTGTTTAATCGGAAAAGGAAATATATTTCCTGAAATAAATTCTTTTATTGAAATTAAATTGGAAGAAAAATGGTGTAAAATAGGTGTTTTATTGTCTTTAGTTCATGTTAATTCAGAAGAAATGTTGATACAAGTGGTTCTTTATAAATCTGTAAATATCAATAACTTATTTAGGATATATGGATTTGAAAATATTTTTTTCATACAACTAATATAG
- the mutS gene encoding DNA mismatch repair protein MutS — protein sequence PSKSIRDGDVIAQSYNVQLDILRSIKKNAKEYIKNFEQEQKDKLMIESLKIKYNSIIGYYIQVHKRHIHLVPKHYKRVQTLKNTERYSILLLKEYEKKVTNAEVQSLRLEKQLYMEIFDIIRPFLNDLKNSSLALAELDVLVNLAERSISLNYKCPIMTKKYGISLLNSRHPVIEHFLTTPFIKNSIVLSKKQKVIIITGPNMGGKSTYMRQVALIVIMAWIGSFVPAEYALIGSVDKIFTRIGSADDLSNGCSTFMMEMTEISNILHNATSNSLVLIDELGRGTSTNEGLALSWSCVKYLINKNKSMTLLSTHFFELTKLALSENFVKNFHFTAIESNGHIAFLYQIKNGVSKKSYAISVASLSGLPDTVIKIAKEKLVELENI from the coding sequence AACCATCTAAATCTATTCGAGATGGAGATGTCATAGCTCAATCTTACAATGTTCAACTTGATATATTACGATCTATAAAGAAAAACGCAAAAGAATATATTAAAAATTTTGAACAAGAACAAAAAGATAAATTAATGATTGAATCTTTAAAGATTAAATACAACAGTATCATTGGATATTATATTCAAGTACACAAACGTCATATCCACTTAGTTCCAAAACACTATAAACGAGTACAAACCTTAAAAAATACAGAGCGGTATAGTATATTGTTATTAAAAGAATATGAAAAAAAAGTTACTAATGCAGAAGTACAATCATTACGTTTAGAAAAACAATTATATATGGAAATTTTTGATATTATAAGACCTTTTTTAAATGATTTAAAAAACAGTTCATTAGCCCTTGCAGAGCTAGACGTATTAGTAAATTTAGCTGAACGTTCGATATCTTTAAACTACAAATGTCCCATTATGACGAAAAAATATGGAATTTCTTTGTTAAATAGTCGTCATCCGGTAATTGAACATTTTTTGACAACACCATTTATAAAAAATTCTATTGTTTTATCAAAAAAACAAAAAGTAATTATTATTACAGGACCTAATATGGGTGGTAAAAGTACCTATATGCGTCAAGTTGCACTTATTGTGATAATGGCTTGGATAGGAAGTTTTGTTCCTGCAGAATATGCTTTAATTGGTTCAGTGGATAAAATTTTTACAAGAATTGGTTCTGCAGATGATTTAAGTAATGGATGTTCAACATTTATGATGGAAATGACAGAAATATCTAATATTCTTCATAATGCTACATCTAATAGTTTAGTATTAATAGATGAATTAGGAAGAGGAACTTCGACTAATGAAGGATTAGCCTTATCTTGGTCATGTGTTAAATATTTAATTAATAAAAATAAATCTATGACATTATTATCTACTCATTTTTTTGAATTAACAAAATTAGCATTAAGTGAAAATTTTGTAAAAAATTTTCATTTTACTGCTATTGAAAGTAATGGTCATATAGCTTTTTTATATCAAATTAAAAATGGTGTTTCAAAAAAAAGTTATGCTATATCAGTAGCATCATTATCTGGATTACCTGATACAGTTATAAAAATTGCAAAAGAAAAATTAGTAGAATTAGAAAATATATAG
- the prfB gene encoding peptide chain release factor 2 (programmed frameshift) produces MIHNQIENLNKRIQDLKRYLDYDKKKSRILEIELELLSPENWKKTTFIKKINKEKYFLNRTIKNINHIETEIKEAIIFLELAIETKDNQLLQDIFKNIQKIEKNIKKIEFYRMFSKKNDNSNCYVDIQSGSGGIDSQDWSKILLRMYLKWADKKGLQTEIIDESIGEIVGIKSATIKIYGEYAFGWLRTETGIHRLIRKSPFDAGKRRHTSFSSVFVYPDIDSQICVNLNLSELRIDVYRASGAGGQHVNRTESAVRITHLPTNLVTQCQSNRSQHKNKEQAIQQMKSKLYEMQKRKKEKEKKELEKNKSNITWGNQIRSYILDNSKIKDLRTGIETNHVQSVLDGNLDNFIEQSLIMGL; encoded by the exons ATGATTCATAATCAAATTGAAAATTTAAATAAAAGAATACAAGATCTCAAGAGGTATCTT GACTATGATAAAAAAAAATCACGTATTTTAGAAATTGAATTAGAATTATTGTCACCAGAAAACTGGAAAAAAACGACATTCATAAAAAAAATCAACAAAGAAAAATATTTTCTTAATAGAACAATTAAAAATATTAATCATATAGAAACTGAAATTAAAGAAGCAATTATTTTTTTGGAACTAGCAATAGAAACAAAAGATAATCAATTATTACAAGACATTTTTAAAAATATTCAAAAAATTGAGAAAAACATTAAAAAAATTGAATTTTATCGTATGTTTTCAAAAAAAAATGACAACTCTAATTGTTATGTTGATATACAATCTGGATCAGGCGGAATAGATTCACAAGATTGGTCAAAAATACTATTAAGAATGTATTTAAAATGGGCTGATAAAAAAGGATTGCAAACAGAGATTATTGACGAATCTATTGGTGAAATAGTTGGAATTAAATCTGCCACTATTAAAATATATGGAGAATATGCTTTTGGATGGTTAAGAACAGAAACAGGAATACATCGTTTAATACGAAAAAGTCCTTTTGATGCTGGAAAAAGACGTCATACTTCTTTTAGTTCTGTTTTCGTATATCCAGATATAGATAGTCAAATTTGTGTAAATTTAAACCTATCTGAATTAAGAATAGATGTTTATAGAGCTTCTGGAGCTGGAGGGCAACATGTTAATCGAACAGAATCAGCTGTTCGTATTACCCATTTACCTACAAATCTTGTAACTCAATGTCAAAGTAATCGTTCTCAACATAAAAATAAAGAACAAGCAATACAACAAATGAAATCTAAGTTATATGAAATGCAAAAGCGAAAAAAAGAAAAAGAAAAAAAAGAATTAGAAAAAAACAAATCAAATATTACCTGGGGAAATCAAATACGTTCATATATATTAGATAATTCAAAAATTAAAGATCTTCGTACTGGTATCGAAACTAATCATGTTCAATCTGTTTTAGATGGTAATCTAGATAATTTTATTGAACAAAGTTTGATAATGGGATTATAA
- a CDS encoding 5'-3' exonuclease, translated as MDQIKKPIIIIDGSLYLYTSYYGFRDFKNNAGEPCGAIYGMLRMINNILKKYYYSRKLIVIFDSSKITFRKEIFKDYKSNRLPMPNSLYIQIKPLFEILTKIGIKILSIPGIEADDIIGSLSSKLEQAGEKILIVSHDKDMLQLVTKNIFILNKKKYIITPKTIQDEYGIKPKEYIDFLALIGDTSDNIPGVPKIGIKTALFLLKKFYNIKNIYNNIEKIPFLPFKNAKNIAIQLNNYKDVAFLSYKLAKIKLDIPINIKLQDMHLTKSCTEKLFRFLTSIFNR; from the coding sequence ATGGATCAAATAAAAAAACCTATTATCATAATAGATGGAAGTCTATATTTATATACTTCTTATTATGGGTTTCGCGATTTTAAAAATAATGCAGGAGAACCATGTGGAGCTATATATGGTATGTTAAGAATGATAAATAATATTTTAAAAAAATATTATTATTCTAGAAAATTAATTGTAATCTTTGATTCCTCTAAAATCACTTTTAGAAAAGAAATATTCAAAGATTATAAGAGTAATAGATTACCAATGCCAAATTCACTATATATTCAAATAAAACCTCTTTTTGAAATATTAACAAAAATAGGAATTAAAATATTAAGTATTCCAGGAATAGAAGCAGATGATATTATTGGTAGTTTATCGTCTAAATTAGAACAAGCAGGAGAAAAAATATTAATTGTAAGTCACGATAAAGATATGTTACAACTTGTAACAAAAAATATTTTTATATTAAACAAAAAAAAATACATTATTACGCCAAAAACAATACAAGATGAATATGGTATTAAACCAAAAGAATATATTGATTTTTTAGCATTAATCGGGGATACTTCAGATAATATCCCAGGTGTGCCTAAGATAGGAATAAAAACTGCATTATTCTTATTAAAGAAATTTTATAATATTAAAAATATTTATAATAATATTGAAAAAATACCATTTTTACCATTTAAAAACGCTAAAAATATCGCCATTCAACTCAATAATTATAAAGATGTCGCTTTTCTTTCGTATAAACTAGCAAAAATAAAACTGGATATTCCTATTAATATAAAACTACAAGATATGCATTTAACAAAATCTTGCACTGAAAAATTATTTAGATTTTTAACATCTATTTTTAACAGATAA
- the lysS gene encoding lysine--tRNA ligase, translating into MAEIKNNIFNNEIITRKQKLIKMKEEGFFFPNKFKKNITLKKIQKKYKKKDTNELKKLKIEVSIAGRMIQRRIMGKASFCTLQDIEGKIQIYIKEQEISSEHYNNNFKKWDIGDILGVTGTLFKTKTGELSVYCNNINILNKSLKPLPDKFHGLSNQETRYRKRYLDLITNNKLYKIFKNRSKIIMAIRNFMQEHNFLEVETPMLQNIPGGANARPFITYHNEIDAQMYLRIAPELYLKKLIIGGFERIFELNRNFRNEGVSSRHNPEFTMMEAYIAYSDYEYMMQFTENLIKNIIKLFFKENKITYYNYCLDFSKAFDKMTMKNAIIKFNPKIQSSDLQHIDKIKKIAKFMDIKIKEKWSIGKIENEIFEKTVEKKLIQPTFITEYPVEVSPLARRNNINLNVTDRFELFIAGYEIGNGFSELNDAEDQKIRFLNQMKTEEKEKNKDAFYDKDYIEALKYGLPPTSGLGIGIDRLIMILTNQMSIRDVILFPTLRSLNKSFS; encoded by the coding sequence ATGGCAGAAATAAAAAATAATATTTTTAATAATGAAATAATTACTAGAAAACAAAAACTTATAAAAATGAAAGAAGAAGGATTTTTTTTTCCAAATAAATTTAAAAAAAATATCACCTTAAAAAAAATACAAAAAAAGTACAAAAAAAAAGATACAAACGAATTAAAAAAGTTAAAAATTGAAGTTTCTATTGCTGGTCGAATGATACAAAGACGAATTATGGGAAAAGCATCTTTTTGTACATTACAAGATATAGAGGGAAAAATACAAATATACATAAAAGAACAAGAAATATCAAGTGAACATTATAATAATAATTTTAAAAAATGGGATATTGGCGATATTTTAGGAGTGACAGGAACATTATTTAAGACTAAAACAGGAGAATTATCTGTTTATTGTAATAATATAAATATACTTAATAAATCATTAAAACCACTACCTGATAAATTTCATGGATTATCCAATCAAGAAACGCGTTATCGCAAACGATATCTAGATTTAATTACTAATAATAAATTGTACAAAATTTTTAAAAATCGTTCTAAAATTATAATGGCAATTAGAAATTTTATGCAAGAACATAATTTTTTAGAAGTAGAAACACCAATGTTACAAAATATTCCAGGAGGAGCAAATGCTCGTCCTTTTATTACTTATCATAATGAAATAGACGCGCAAATGTATTTAAGGATAGCACCAGAATTATATTTAAAAAAATTAATTATTGGTGGATTTGAACGTATTTTTGAGCTTAATAGAAATTTTCGAAATGAAGGAGTATCTAGTCGACATAATCCAGAATTTACGATGATGGAAGCCTATATTGCATATTCTGATTATGAATATATGATGCAATTCACAGAAAATCTTATTAAAAACATCATAAAATTATTCTTTAAAGAAAATAAAATTACGTATTACAATTACTGTCTTGATTTTAGTAAAGCATTTGACAAAATGACTATGAAAAACGCTATTATTAAGTTTAATCCTAAAATTCAATCATCTGATCTACAACATATTGATAAGATAAAAAAAATTGCTAAATTTATGGATATAAAAATAAAAGAAAAATGGAGCATCGGAAAAATAGAAAATGAAATATTTGAAAAAACTGTAGAAAAAAAATTGATTCAACCTACTTTTATAACTGAGTATCCAGTAGAAGTTTCTCCACTAGCAAGGCGTAATAATATTAATTTAAATGTCACAGATAGATTTGAACTTTTTATTGCCGGGTACGAAATAGGAAATGGATTTTCAGAATTAAATGATGCAGAAGATCAAAAAATTAGATTTTTAAATCAAATGAAAACAGAAGAAAAAGAAAAAAATAAAGATGCATTTTATGATAAAGATTATATAGAAGCACTAAAATATGGATTGCCACCAACGTCGGGATTAGGTATTGGAATTGATCGTTTAATCATGATATTAACTAATCAAATGAGCATACGTGATGTAATTTTATTTCCAACACTTCGTTCGCTTAATAAATCATTTTCGTAA
- the yihA gene encoding ribosome biogenesis GTP-binding protein YihA/YsxC, which produces MNLLNFHKTKFLKSYAKVADIDIQDGIEIAFFGCSNSGKSSAINALTNQNKLARCSKLPGRTQLINFFEVSSDFRIVDLPGYGYSKVSLLIKNKLKKIIYNYLKTRKQLKCLILLMDIRYPFKTLDQKIINIAMQNKIFVLVLLSKCDKVKIYQQNIQFKKVYEKLNLLLKNFFQIQLFSSHKKIGIRELEQKLNHWYNKYISFTII; this is translated from the coding sequence TTGAATTTATTAAATTTTCATAAAACAAAGTTTTTAAAAAGTTATGCTAAAGTTGCTGATATAGACATTCAAGATGGTATTGAAATTGCATTTTTTGGTTGTTCTAATTCAGGTAAATCTAGTGCTATAAACGCCTTAACCAATCAAAATAAGTTAGCACGTTGCAGCAAACTTCCTGGCAGAACTCAATTAATTAACTTTTTTGAAGTATCTTCAGATTTTAGAATCGTTGATCTTCCTGGATATGGTTATTCTAAAGTTTCTTTATTAATTAAAAATAAACTAAAAAAGATAATATATAACTATTTAAAAACACGAAAACAATTAAAATGTTTAATTTTACTAATGGATATTAGATATCCTTTCAAAACACTTGATCAAAAAATAATCAATATTGCAATGCAAAATAAAATATTTGTTTTAGTACTATTAAGCAAATGCGATAAAGTTAAAATATATCAGCAAAATATTCAATTTAAAAAAGTATACGAAAAACTGAATTTATTATTAAAAAACTTTTTTCAAATACAATTATTTTCATCGCATAAAAAGATAGGCATTAGAGAATTAGAACAAAAATTGAATCACTGGTATAATAAATATATTTCTTTTACGATTATTTAA
- the lysA gene encoding diaminopimelate decarboxylase has translation MSQLLNDINSNFNKKKIKLLIKKYKSPCWVYDSSIIYKKIKLLKEFDVIRFAQKSCSNINILRLMRNQNIKIDAVSLGEIERALLSGFKKNTNEIIFTADILDEETLSKVVNYNIPVNAGSLDMLKQLGKASPGHNVWLRINPKFGYGHSKKTNTGGENSKHGIWEPLLAIPIIKKYKLKLIGLHMHIGSGVNYLHLKKVCKSMVETAIKLNQKISSISAGGGLPIPYKLNEKPIDIKKYFILWDKARKNISKFLGKKIELEIEPGRFLVAESGILISKVWSVKKMGNKNFVLVDVGFNDLMRPTMYGSYHHISVISGDDRNINEDNTIDTVVAGPLCESGDVFTQKIGGTIQTRKLPIIKVGDYLIFHDTGAYGASMSSNYNTRPLIPEILLENDNSFIIRRRQKIEELLKLEMQ, from the coding sequence ATGTCACAACTTCTAAATGATATAAATAGTAATTTTAATAAAAAAAAAATTAAACTTCTAATAAAAAAATATAAATCTCCATGTTGGGTTTATGATTCTAGTATTATTTATAAAAAAATAAAACTATTAAAAGAATTTGATGTAATTAGGTTTGCTCAAAAATCTTGTTCAAATATTAATATACTACGATTAATGAGAAATCAAAATATAAAAATAGACGCAGTTTCTTTAGGTGAAATTGAACGAGCTTTGCTTTCAGGTTTTAAAAAAAATACAAACGAAATAATTTTCACTGCAGATATTCTCGACGAAGAAACTTTGTCTAAAGTAGTCAATTATAATATACCAGTGAACGCTGGTTCTTTAGATATGTTAAAACAATTAGGAAAAGCATCTCCAGGTCATAATGTTTGGTTACGAATTAATCCAAAATTTGGATATGGACATAGCAAAAAAACAAACACTGGAGGAGAAAATAGCAAACATGGAATTTGGGAACCTTTATTAGCAATACCTATTATAAAAAAATATAAATTGAAATTAATAGGTTTACATATGCATATCGGTTCAGGAGTAAATTATCTACATTTAAAAAAAGTTTGTAAATCTATGGTAGAAACAGCAATTAAATTAAATCAAAAAATTTCTTCTATATCTGCTGGTGGAGGTTTGCCAATACCATATAAATTGAATGAAAAACCTATTGATATAAAAAAATATTTTATACTATGGGATAAAGCTAGAAAAAATATATCTAAATTTTTAGGAAAGAAAATTGAATTAGAAATTGAACCTGGAAGGTTTTTAGTTGCAGAATCAGGCATTTTAATTTCAAAAGTATGGTCTGTAAAAAAAATGGGAAATAAAAATTTTGTTTTAGTAGATGTAGGATTTAATGATTTAATGCGACCAACAATGTATGGTAGTTACCATCATATATCCGTAATTTCTGGAGACGATAGAAATATTAATGAAGATAATACAATAGATACTGTTGTCGCTGGTCCTTTATGTGAATCAGGTGATGTTTTTACACAAAAAATAGGAGGAACAATACAAACTAGAAAATTACCTATTATTAAAGTAGGAGATTATTTGATTTTTCATGATACAGGTGCTTATGGTGCATCAATGTCTTCGAACTATAATACAAGACCTCTTATTCCAGAAATATTATTAGAAAACGATAATTCTTTTATTATCCGGAGACGTCAAAAAATAGAAGAACTATTAAAATTAGAAATGCAATAA
- the typA gene encoding translational GTPase TypA produces the protein MHKNIRNIAIIAHVDHGKTTLLDKLLEQSGTFQKHEEKTERIMDSNDLEKERGITILSKNTSIKWKNYKINIVDTPGHADFGGEVERVMSMVDSVLLVVDALDGPMPQTRFVTEKAFKYGLNPIVVINKIDRINSRPDWVVDQIFDLFVNLNANDQQLDFPIIYTSAILGTSGTDYLKMENDMTPLYQSIIRYAPAPNVDPSQKFQMQISQLDYSNYLGVIGVGRVKQGCIKPNDQVVIIDSFGKTRNGKINKVLNYFGLKRIDIEKGNAGDIIALTGLNKLNISDTICDPDNLKPLPALSIDEPTVNMFFSVNTSPFSGNEGKYITSRQILERLKKETVHNVALQIKETKDSNVFSVSGRGELHLSILIENMRREGFELEVSRPKIIFREINGIKKEPFENVILDIEEKNQGNVMKFIGERKGELKNMIINQNKRVRLEYILSSRALIGFRAEFMSITSGTGLCYSSFSHYNNFQNNDIGQRKNGVLIANSTGIAIGFSLFNLQERGKLFIGHGTKVYEGQIIGLHNRSNDLTVNCLTGKKLTNMRASGTDEAIVLTTPINFTLEEALGFINDDELVEVTPNAIRLRKRYLKENERKRFYRNKNSELN, from the coding sequence ATGCATAAAAATATAAGAAACATTGCAATTATAGCACATGTTGACCATGGAAAAACTACATTGCTTGACAAACTATTAGAACAATCAGGAACTTTTCAAAAACATGAAGAAAAAACTGAAAGAATTATGGATTCTAATGATTTAGAAAAAGAAAGAGGTATTACAATTTTATCTAAAAATACTTCTATTAAATGGAAAAATTATAAAATTAATATAGTAGATACACCTGGTCATGCTGATTTTGGTGGAGAAGTAGAACGTGTAATGTCAATGGTAGATTCAGTTCTTTTAGTAGTAGATGCATTAGATGGACCTATGCCTCAAACAAGATTTGTAACTGAAAAAGCATTTAAATATGGTTTAAACCCTATTGTTGTGATTAATAAAATTGATAGAATCAACTCTCGTCCTGATTGGGTAGTAGACCAAATTTTTGATCTTTTTGTCAATCTTAATGCTAATGATCAACAACTTGATTTTCCTATTATTTATACTTCTGCAATTCTAGGTACTTCAGGAACGGATTATTTAAAAATGGAAAATGATATGACTCCATTATATCAATCTATTATTAGATATGCCCCTGCTCCAAATGTTGATCCTAGTCAAAAATTTCAAATGCAAATTTCACAACTTGATTATAGTAATTATTTAGGAGTTATAGGAGTTGGACGTGTTAAGCAAGGATGTATAAAACCAAATGATCAAGTAGTAATTATTGATAGTTTTGGTAAAACTCGAAATGGAAAAATCAATAAAGTTTTAAATTATTTTGGACTAAAAAGAATTGATATAGAGAAAGGTAATGCAGGAGATATAATTGCTCTTACAGGTCTTAATAAATTAAATATTTCTGATACAATTTGTGATCCAGATAATTTAAAACCTTTACCTGCATTAAGTATAGATGAACCAACAGTAAACATGTTTTTTTCAGTAAATACATCTCCTTTTTCAGGAAATGAAGGAAAATATATTACATCTCGTCAAATTTTAGAACGATTAAAAAAAGAAACTGTGCATAATGTTGCATTGCAAATCAAGGAAACAAAAGATTCAAATGTTTTTTCTGTTTCTGGACGTGGTGAATTGCATTTATCTATATTAATTGAAAATATGCGTCGTGAAGGATTTGAACTAGAAGTATCACGTCCTAAAATAATTTTTCGAGAAATTAATGGAATAAAGAAAGAACCATTTGAAAATGTTATATTAGATATTGAAGAAAAAAATCAAGGAAACGTTATGAAATTCATAGGAGAAAGAAAAGGTGAATTAAAAAATATGATAATAAATCAAAATAAAAGAGTACGTTTAGAGTATATATTATCTAGCAGAGCATTAATTGGATTTCGTGCAGAATTTATGAGCATCACTTCTGGAACAGGACTTTGTTATTCATCTTTTAGTCATTATAATAATTTTCAAAATAATGATATTGGACAAAGAAAAAATGGAGTTTTAATTGCTAATAGTACGGGTATAGCTATTGGATTCTCTTTATTTAATTTACAAGAACGAGGAAAATTGTTTATTGGACATGGAACCAAAGTATATGAAGGACAAATAATAGGACTTCATAATCGTTCTAACGATTTAACCGTAAATTGCCTAACAGGAAAAAAATTAACTAATATGAGAGCTTCTGGTACTGATGAAGCAATTGTTTTAACGACTCCTATTAATTTTACACTTGAAGAAGCATTAGGATTTATAAACGATGATGAACTTGTAGAAGTAACACCAAATGCTATAAGATTACGAAAACGTTATTTGAAAGAAAATGAAAGAAAAAGATTTTATCGTAATAAAAATTCTGAGTTAAATTAA